A section of the Longimicrobium sp. genome encodes:
- a CDS encoding cupin domain-containing protein — MSEPTHPRARELVRILGLQPHPEGGAFREVFRSPLAVRPADGRPERSALTAIYFLLADGGASRWHRVSSDESWCWLEGDPLELWCMPDAGGPARRQTLGPVAEGVHALGIVPAGEWQAARTRGAYTLVACMVGPGFDFADFQMLADLPADAERARAAGGEVAALV; from the coding sequence ATGAGCGAGCCCACACACCCGCGCGCCCGCGAGCTGGTGCGCATCCTCGGCCTGCAGCCGCACCCCGAGGGCGGCGCCTTTCGCGAGGTCTTCCGCTCTCCCCTGGCCGTGCGTCCCGCCGACGGGCGCCCGGAGCGGAGCGCGCTCACCGCCATCTACTTCCTCCTGGCGGACGGCGGGGCCAGCCGCTGGCACCGCGTAAGCTCCGACGAGTCGTGGTGCTGGCTGGAGGGCGACCCGCTGGAGCTGTGGTGCATGCCGGATGCGGGAGGCCCCGCCCGCCGCCAGACGCTGGGCCCCGTGGCCGAGGGCGTTCACGCGCTGGGCATCGTGCCCGCCGGCGAATGGCAGGCCGCGCGCACCCGCGGGGCGTACACCCTGGTGGCGTGCATGGTCGGCCCCGGCTTCGACTTCGCCGACTTCCAGATGCTCGCCGACCTCCCCGCGGATGCCGAGCGGGCGCGCGCAGCCGGCGGCGAGGTGGCGGCGCTGGTGTGA
- a CDS encoding PqqD family protein, giving the protein MYARNPRVIETHLDRELILLDPGTGEMFSLNDTGRRIWSALPAESVTAAARELAAVLDVDVATAERDVRGLFERLRAAELIRVST; this is encoded by the coding sequence ATGTACGCCAGGAATCCCCGCGTCATCGAAACGCACCTGGATCGCGAGCTGATCCTGCTCGATCCGGGCACGGGCGAGATGTTCAGCCTCAACGACACGGGCCGCCGCATCTGGAGTGCGCTTCCCGCGGAATCGGTGACCGCCGCCGCACGCGAGCTCGCTGCCGTGCTCGACGTCGACGTCGCGACGGCTGAGCGGGACGTGCGCGGCCTCTTTGAGCGGCTGCGCGCCGCGGAGCTGATCCGCGTCTCCACATGA
- a CDS encoding GAF domain-containing protein: MNAHDPLYDAARLQEIADLDLLSPDIDPILAEVAAKAAAQLGLPVSLISVVLDEALHVAGSHGIDGLWLAETRGHPVEWSFCATSVRTRDAFVVESATTHPYHATNPLVTQDGVRCYAGVPLISSRGHVLGNLCVVGLEERTFSPADVEVLRDLAREAVARIEGRRA; encoded by the coding sequence ATGAACGCACACGATCCGCTGTACGACGCCGCGCGGCTCCAGGAGATCGCGGATCTGGACCTCCTCTCGCCAGACATCGACCCGATCCTGGCCGAGGTGGCCGCGAAGGCGGCGGCCCAGCTGGGACTCCCCGTCTCGCTGATCAGCGTGGTGCTGGACGAGGCGCTGCACGTGGCCGGCTCGCACGGCATCGACGGGCTCTGGCTGGCCGAGACGCGCGGGCACCCGGTGGAGTGGTCGTTCTGCGCCACCTCGGTGCGCACCCGCGACGCCTTCGTGGTGGAGAGCGCGACCACGCACCCCTATCACGCCACCAACCCGCTCGTCACGCAGGACGGGGTGCGCTGCTACGCGGGCGTCCCGCTGATCTCGTCGCGCGGGCACGTGCTGGGCAACCTGTGCGTCGTGGGCCTGGAGGAGCGCACCTTTTCGCCCGCCGACGTGGAGGTCCTCCGCGACCTCGCCCGCGAAGCCGTCGCGCGCATCGAAGGCCGCCGGGCGTAG
- a CDS encoding tetratricopeptide repeat protein — MASPSVARTRRPSAAVQSDDAFAMRAAEVAEWAKRNIRRIVTVAGALAVLMLLAVGYFLMQRSNASRASVAYLELSAGNAQGPQRTTQLEAFVAQYGGTNEGKEARLELAGLYLDANQPARALPHAREVAGSGGNLKYQGQLMLGSVLARTGDRAGAIQAYRDAAATARMDFQRAEALNQAAILQEGAGNWQGAAELYREMLKDTKEGTMDRSIIEMRLSETEAKIATARR, encoded by the coding sequence ATGGCTTCGCCCTCCGTCGCCCGTACCCGCCGCCCCTCCGCCGCTGTCCAGTCCGACGACGCGTTCGCAATGCGCGCCGCCGAAGTCGCGGAGTGGGCCAAGCGGAACATCCGCCGGATCGTGACGGTGGCGGGTGCCCTCGCCGTGCTGATGCTGCTCGCCGTGGGCTACTTCCTCATGCAGCGCAGCAACGCGTCCCGGGCCTCGGTGGCGTACCTGGAGCTCTCCGCCGGGAACGCGCAGGGGCCGCAGCGGACGACGCAGCTGGAGGCGTTCGTGGCGCAGTACGGCGGCACCAACGAGGGGAAGGAGGCGCGCCTGGAGCTCGCCGGACTCTATCTGGACGCCAACCAGCCCGCCCGCGCGCTGCCGCACGCCCGTGAAGTCGCCGGTTCCGGCGGGAACCTGAAGTACCAGGGGCAGCTGATGCTGGGCTCGGTGCTGGCCCGCACCGGCGACCGCGCCGGCGCCATCCAGGCGTACCGCGACGCCGCGGCCACCGCCCGCATGGACTTCCAGCGCGCCGAGGCGCTGAACCAGGCCGCCATCCTCCAGGAAGGGGCGGGGAACTGGCAGGGCGCCGCGGAGCTGTACCGCGAGATGCTCAAGGACACCAAGGAAGGGACGATGGACCGCTCCATCATCGAGATGCGCCTGTCCGAGACCGAGGCGAAGATCGCGACGGCGCGCCGCTAG
- a CDS encoding cation:proton antiporter, translating to MPNLLLLLVQIGVVLVAARLVGLLFRRIHQPQVVGEMVAGILLGPSLLGWAAPDISARLFPAASLGFLNSISQIGLLIFMFLVGLELDPKLLRGKSHTAVVTSHASIVAPFFLGALLSLLLYPRLSDDSVTFTGFALFMGAAMSVTAFPVLARILTERGLTKTRVGAVAIACAAVDDVTAWCILAGVVAVVRSGTGAHSLWVTLAGSAAFVAVMLGLVRPVLARLEGAFHRQGRLTQDLLGGVLLLGLASAWVTEYLGIHALFGAFLAGAVMPKGERFVHALTEKLEDVTVVLLLPLFFAFTGLRTAFGLLEGAEMWGYAALIILVAVAGKWGGSTLAARFTGMTWREAGAVGVLMNTRGLMELVILNIGLDIGVISPALFAMMVLMALVTTFMTSPLLEWIYPARMIRRDAAVAVGEEVRECVSA from the coding sequence ATGCCGAACCTTCTCCTTCTCCTCGTCCAGATCGGCGTCGTGCTGGTGGCGGCGCGGCTGGTGGGGCTCCTCTTCCGCCGCATCCACCAGCCGCAGGTGGTGGGCGAGATGGTGGCGGGGATCCTCCTGGGGCCGTCGCTGCTCGGGTGGGCGGCGCCCGACATCTCCGCGCGCCTCTTTCCGGCGGCGTCGCTCGGCTTCCTGAACTCGATCAGCCAGATCGGGCTGCTCATCTTCATGTTCCTCGTGGGGCTGGAGCTCGACCCGAAGCTGCTGCGCGGCAAGAGCCACACGGCGGTGGTGACGAGCCACGCCAGCATCGTCGCCCCCTTTTTCCTCGGCGCGCTCCTCTCGCTCCTCCTCTACCCGCGCCTCTCGGACGACAGCGTCACGTTCACCGGCTTCGCGCTCTTCATGGGCGCGGCCATGAGCGTGACCGCGTTCCCCGTGCTGGCGCGCATCCTCACCGAGCGCGGGCTTACGAAGACGCGCGTGGGGGCGGTGGCCATCGCTTGCGCGGCGGTGGACGACGTGACGGCGTGGTGCATCCTGGCCGGCGTGGTGGCGGTGGTGCGGAGCGGCACGGGCGCGCACTCGCTCTGGGTGACGCTGGCCGGGTCGGCGGCGTTCGTCGCGGTGATGCTCGGACTTGTACGGCCGGTGCTGGCGCGGCTGGAGGGCGCCTTCCACCGGCAGGGCAGGCTGACGCAGGACCTCCTCGGCGGCGTGCTCCTGCTGGGCCTCGCCTCCGCGTGGGTGACGGAGTACCTGGGGATCCACGCGCTGTTCGGCGCCTTCCTGGCCGGCGCGGTGATGCCCAAGGGGGAGCGCTTCGTCCACGCCCTCACGGAGAAGCTGGAGGACGTGACGGTGGTCCTCCTCCTCCCGCTCTTCTTCGCCTTCACGGGCCTGCGCACCGCGTTCGGGCTGCTGGAGGGCGCGGAGATGTGGGGGTACGCCGCGCTGATCATCCTGGTGGCGGTTGCGGGAAAGTGGGGCGGCTCCACACTCGCCGCGCGCTTCACGGGGATGACCTGGCGCGAGGCCGGCGCGGTCGGCGTGCTGATGAACACGCGCGGCCTGATGGAGCTGGTTATCCTCAACATCGGCCTGGACATCGGCGTGATCTCCCCCGCGCTCTTCGCGATGATGGTGCTGATGGCGCTGGTCACCACCTTCATGACCTCGCCGCTGCTGGAGTGGATCTATCCGGCGCGGATGATCCGGCGGGATGCGGCGGTGGCGGTGGGGGAGGAAGTGCGTGAGTGCGTGAGTGCGTGA
- a CDS encoding class I SAM-dependent methyltransferase, translated as MARADVTPMHRARRLVWDVGRFVVFKSRLLAAMVRDVRDLRDPELAPLPPARLRQRVGGSTDVQTFLIVGRNVARDLDDLLGTLGRGVHSFENVLDFGCGPARVLRFLRDAPASCRLHGTDIDPESIAWCERNVPEVRWSVNGHHPPTHFPDAAFDLIYSISVFTHLDEQLQLAWLQELRRIARPGAILIISVHGERLARAAIPRQAEIDAAGVLFVEGATGMLKPDGLPDFYQNSFHTRDYILREWSKYFEVLEYRERAINNHQDAVILRGR; from the coding sequence ATGGCCAGAGCGGACGTGACGCCCATGCACCGCGCCAGGCGGCTGGTGTGGGATGTCGGCAGGTTCGTGGTGTTCAAGTCGCGGCTGCTGGCGGCGATGGTGCGCGACGTTCGGGACCTGCGCGACCCGGAGCTCGCGCCGCTGCCGCCCGCCCGGCTGCGCCAGCGCGTGGGCGGGAGCACGGACGTGCAGACGTTCCTCATCGTCGGGAGGAACGTGGCGCGCGATCTCGATGACCTGCTGGGCACGCTGGGGCGCGGCGTCCATTCGTTCGAGAACGTCCTCGACTTCGGATGCGGCCCGGCGCGGGTGCTCCGCTTCCTGCGCGACGCCCCCGCATCGTGCCGGCTGCACGGCACCGACATCGATCCCGAGTCCATCGCGTGGTGCGAGCGGAACGTCCCCGAAGTGCGCTGGAGCGTGAACGGCCACCATCCGCCGACGCACTTCCCCGACGCGGCCTTCGACCTGATCTACTCGATCTCCGTCTTCACGCACCTCGACGAGCAACTGCAGCTCGCCTGGCTCCAGGAGCTGCGGCGGATCGCGCGGCCGGGTGCGATCCTCATCATCAGTGTGCACGGCGAGCGGCTCGCGCGCGCAGCTATCCCGCGGCAAGCCGAGATCGATGCCGCAGGGGTCTTGTTCGTGGAGGGCGCGACGGGGATGCTGAAGCCGGACGGGCTCCCCGACTTCTACCAGAACAGCTTCCACACCCGCGACTACATCCTGCGGGAGTGGTCGAAGTACTTCGAGGTGCTGGAGTACCGCGAGCGCGCCATCAACAACCACCAGGACGCGGTGATTCTGCGCGGGAGGTGA
- a CDS encoding CpsB/CapC family capsule biosynthesis tyrosine phosphatase translates to MIDFHSHLVPGVDDGAADVEQARAAIAEMRGQGVHTAITTPHLSGALTAHPEELRARLDQVEAGWKEMRGIAAAEEPALRLELGAEVMLNTDTPDLSDPRTRLAGTPFALVEFPRMLVPVTAEQTLSYLLERGWTPVVAHPERYPNLHEELRDAAEWRRMGARLQVNAGSLLGRFGREPQARAWRLLRLGWVDYLASDYHARGRLALAGARDLLRSRGGEEQAGLLLETNAARLLQGEPPLEVPPLEVTPPLWKRILRLGE, encoded by the coding sequence TTGATCGACTTCCACAGCCACCTCGTTCCCGGCGTGGACGACGGCGCGGCCGACGTGGAGCAGGCGCGCGCGGCGATCGCCGAGATGCGGGGCCAGGGGGTGCACACCGCCATCACCACGCCGCACCTGAGCGGCGCGCTGACGGCGCACCCCGAGGAGCTCCGCGCGCGCCTGGACCAGGTGGAGGCGGGGTGGAAGGAGATGCGCGGCATCGCCGCCGCGGAGGAGCCGGCGCTGCGGCTGGAGCTCGGCGCCGAGGTGATGCTGAACACCGATACCCCCGACCTCTCCGACCCGCGCACCCGGCTGGCGGGGACCCCGTTCGCGCTAGTCGAGTTTCCGCGCATGCTGGTGCCGGTAACCGCCGAGCAGACCCTTTCGTACCTGCTGGAACGCGGATGGACGCCGGTCGTGGCGCATCCCGAGCGCTACCCGAACCTCCACGAGGAGCTGCGCGATGCCGCGGAGTGGCGGCGGATGGGCGCGCGGCTGCAGGTGAACGCGGGTTCGCTGCTGGGCCGCTTCGGAAGGGAGCCGCAGGCGCGCGCATGGCGGCTCCTGCGGCTCGGCTGGGTGGACTACCTGGCGAGCGACTACCACGCGCGCGGCCGGCTGGCGCTGGCGGGCGCGCGCGACCTGCTCCGCTCGCGCGGCGGCGAGGAGCAGGCCGGGCTCCTCCTGGAAACCAACGCCGCGCGCCTCCTGCAAGGCGAGCCGCCGCTGGAAGTGCCGCCGCTGGAGGTGACGCCGCCGCTCTGGAAGCGCATCCTGCGGCTGGGCGAATAG
- a CDS encoding DUF5655 domain-containing protein → MSTPASSRPLWTCPDCGRAFANAGQRHACGRHSLEAHFAGREPRIRELYDAFLARIREIGPVTVLPQKTRIAFQTRMSFAQLTPARAWIDGHLVLARRVEHPAFRRIDTISPRNHVHHFRLTDEADISPDLLAFLREAYDVGEQKHLDR, encoded by the coding sequence ATGAGCACCCCCGCATCTTCCCGCCCTCTGTGGACGTGCCCCGACTGCGGGCGCGCATTCGCCAACGCGGGGCAGCGGCACGCGTGCGGGCGGCACTCGCTCGAGGCGCACTTCGCCGGGCGGGAGCCGCGCATCCGTGAGCTGTACGACGCATTCCTGGCGCGGATCAGGGAGATCGGGCCCGTGACCGTGCTGCCGCAGAAGACGCGCATCGCCTTCCAGACGCGGATGTCGTTCGCGCAGCTCACTCCCGCGCGCGCCTGGATCGACGGGCACCTGGTGCTGGCGCGGCGTGTGGAGCACCCCGCCTTCCGCCGCATCGACACCATCTCGCCGCGCAACCACGTCCACCACTTCCGCCTCACCGATGAGGCTGACATCTCCCCCGACCTGCTCGCCTTCCTGCGCGAAGCGTACGACGTGGGCGAGCAGAAGCACCTCGACCGCTGA
- a CDS encoding Ig-like domain-containing protein → MRFKHCCPLALLGAGLLGACTDDVTGTGGANPAPEAPRALGLVEIRISGIGTAQMSAAVFPLERARGDLTPVPGGSPAGTVQVRHVSAATVDVGTRGAGGQRYLQAVFQVRNADAQGTAYATQRRNVAFVPVSTAGTIPGTPVRRFLRQDGGAADSALAAQLRPTGAVALDAGGAPASQYPDVLQAFTEAEADAIGMPEGVTNRFPYGFVVRHATATDTRTLAPTPAADQFDGRVTFAYRIPLAATAADDPFTISVLAVAVEDGETRVTQAPEEQAAAGRSAFEARAAALAATGVTLFPGGAYAGSAAKRMLCGVRTAGESGNPAATLSPCPAIASVAVSPTDAVRLVNVASELVGQTVQLTAAATDANGGPAEWASIAWSSSDSAVATVSGTGLVTITGAGRATITAAAGGKSGTATLAGEPLRAATLTAGTSHACGLTPSGAAYCSGANYGGQLGDGTTTDRDSPVAVAGGHTFTSISAGFAFTVALTSSGVAYAWGSNDEGALGDGTTTNRAEPVAVSGGLTFASISAGGFHVVGLTSTGAAYAWGRNQQGQLGDGTDTLRTAPVAVTGGLGFARVEGGFFHTVALTSTGAVYQWGGSGIASAAPMAVPTGGRPFVSISTSASHTVALAASGKAYAWGSNSVGQLGDGTTTNSAAPVAVSGELTFASITAGRHYTLALTRAGAAYAWGGNFRGSLGDGTTTDRTAPVPVSGGLTFTSIGAGVFYTSIGVTSAGAAYGWGDYSGQSGGSPGTIYPAPVAISGGVVFKQP, encoded by the coding sequence ATGCGGTTCAAACATTGCTGCCCCCTTGCCCTGCTCGGCGCCGGACTCCTGGGCGCGTGCACCGACGACGTCACCGGCACGGGCGGCGCAAACCCCGCTCCGGAGGCCCCGCGCGCGCTCGGCCTGGTGGAGATCCGCATCAGCGGCATCGGCACCGCCCAGATGAGCGCCGCGGTGTTTCCACTGGAGCGCGCGCGGGGGGACCTCACCCCGGTGCCGGGCGGCAGCCCCGCGGGCACCGTCCAGGTGCGCCACGTGAGCGCCGCCACGGTGGACGTGGGTACGCGTGGGGCCGGGGGACAGCGCTACCTGCAGGCCGTCTTCCAAGTGCGCAACGCGGATGCGCAGGGCACCGCCTACGCCACGCAGCGGCGGAACGTGGCCTTCGTTCCCGTGAGTACCGCGGGCACCATCCCAGGCACACCCGTGCGGCGGTTCCTCAGGCAGGACGGCGGCGCCGCGGACTCCGCGCTGGCGGCGCAGCTGCGGCCCACCGGGGCGGTTGCGCTGGACGCGGGGGGCGCGCCGGCCTCGCAGTACCCGGACGTTCTGCAGGCCTTCACCGAGGCCGAGGCGGATGCGATCGGCATGCCGGAGGGGGTGACGAACCGCTTTCCCTACGGCTTCGTGGTGCGGCACGCCACGGCAACGGACACGCGGACGCTGGCGCCCACCCCGGCGGCGGACCAGTTCGACGGGCGCGTCACCTTTGCGTACCGCATCCCGCTGGCGGCCACGGCGGCGGACGACCCCTTCACCATCTCGGTGCTGGCGGTGGCGGTGGAGGACGGCGAGACGCGCGTGACGCAGGCGCCGGAGGAGCAGGCGGCGGCGGGGCGCAGCGCGTTCGAGGCGCGGGCCGCCGCGCTGGCCGCCACGGGGGTCACGCTCTTCCCCGGCGGCGCGTACGCGGGAAGCGCGGCGAAGCGCATGCTCTGCGGCGTGCGCACCGCGGGCGAGAGCGGGAATCCGGCAGCCACGCTCTCCCCCTGCCCGGCGATCGCATCGGTGGCGGTGAGCCCGACGGACGCGGTGCGGCTGGTGAACGTGGCGAGCGAGCTGGTGGGGCAGACGGTGCAGCTGACCGCGGCCGCCACGGACGCCAACGGCGGCCCCGCCGAGTGGGCGAGCATCGCGTGGAGCAGCTCGGACTCCGCGGTGGCGACGGTGAGCGGCACGGGGCTGGTGACCATTACGGGCGCGGGCAGGGCCACGATCACTGCCGCCGCGGGCGGGAAGAGCGGAACGGCCACCCTTGCGGGTGAGCCGCTGAGGGCGGCGACCCTGACGGCCGGGACGAGCCACGCCTGCGGACTGACCCCCTCGGGTGCGGCGTACTGCTCGGGGGCCAACTACGGGGGCCAACTGGGGGACGGCACCACCACGGACCGCGACTCGCCGGTGGCGGTCGCAGGCGGGCATACCTTCACCAGCATCAGCGCGGGCTTCGCCTTCACGGTGGCGCTGACCTCCTCGGGAGTGGCCTACGCGTGGGGGAGCAACGACGAGGGCGCGCTGGGCGACGGCACCACCACGAACCGCGCCGAGCCGGTGGCGGTCTCCGGCGGGCTGACCTTCGCCAGCATCAGCGCGGGCGGCTTTCACGTGGTGGGGCTTACCTCCACGGGTGCGGCCTACGCCTGGGGGCGCAACCAGCAGGGCCAGCTCGGCGACGGCACGGACACCCTGCGCACCGCGCCGGTGGCGGTCACCGGCGGGCTCGGCTTCGCGAGGGTTGAGGGGGGCTTCTTCCACACGGTTGCGCTGACCTCCACGGGTGCGGTATACCAGTGGGGGGGAAGCGGCATCGCTAGCGCCGCACCCATGGCGGTGCCGACGGGCGGGCGGCCGTTCGTGAGCATCTCCACGAGCGCGTCCCATACGGTGGCGCTCGCCGCCTCGGGCAAGGCCTACGCGTGGGGGAGCAACTCCGTGGGCCAGCTAGGCGACGGCACCACCACGAACAGCGCCGCGCCGGTGGCGGTTTCCGGAGAGCTTACGTTCGCCAGCATCACGGCGGGCAGACACTACACGTTGGCGCTGACCCGGGCGGGCGCGGCCTACGCCTGGGGAGGCAACTTCCGCGGATCGCTGGGCGACGGCACGACCACGGACCGTACCGCGCCCGTGCCGGTCTCGGGCGGGCTGACGTTCACGAGCATCGGCGCGGGTGTGTTTTACACGTCGATCGGAGTGACCTCCGCGGGCGCGGCCTACGGGTGGGGAGACTATTCGGGCCAGTCGGGTGGCAGTCCCGGCACGATCTACCCCGCACCTGTGGCGATCTCCGGCGGGGTGGTCTTCAAGCAGCCGTGA
- a CDS encoding response regulator, translating to MRALIVDGDSGMRQALAAIVGGLGLEMTDAATVFTASGHLAAEAYDLLVLSLLLPDGTGMDVVRAAHRLGCEAPFLLVTGAHDLDALPAAVGAVLGWDDLQEGALPTSFRPLIEDEWPERT from the coding sequence ATGCGAGCATTGATCGTCGATGGTGATTCCGGGATGCGTCAGGCGTTGGCGGCGATCGTGGGCGGGCTCGGGCTGGAAATGACGGACGCGGCGACCGTGTTCACCGCATCGGGACACCTGGCGGCGGAGGCGTACGACCTGCTGGTGCTGTCGCTCCTTCTCCCCGATGGAACCGGGATGGACGTCGTACGCGCCGCGCACAGGCTGGGGTGCGAGGCGCCCTTTCTTCTCGTCACCGGCGCGCACGACCTGGACGCGCTGCCCGCGGCCGTCGGGGCCGTCCTCGGCTGGGACGACCTCCAGGAAGGCGCTCTTCCGACTTCTTTTCGCCCCTTGATCGAAGACGAATGGCCAGAGCGGACGTGA